In Colletotrichum higginsianum IMI 349063 chromosome 3, whole genome shotgun sequence, a genomic segment contains:
- a CDS encoding Male sterility protein, with amino-acid sequence MATTTVRVTEPRSLTVCGQRTLPAIVDERAIYEPEKTCFSTPYTSEPRDGWRKVSYKVFANAINYVAHVILENCGRPAPDTFPTIAYIGPNDARYAIMMVAAIKAGYKALFVSPRNPIEAQLNLFKMSDCRVVARPQSHRSVAEFWLQHWDMKQLEMEPLHDILSKPEFPNVPYTKTAAEAEWDPFLVLHTSGSTGLPKPIVVKHGSVALSDALHLMPDWNGAEPVSRVMERLAEKHFSPMPMFHAGGVYGFMSTAILSGKEVIYPPPERPLTADLAIEVIQATGATSASLPPSLLEEMCHRPDQIAIMKRLNFVGFGGGPLNKEAGDILWRNGIQLMNIIGATETLPFSLYYQKNSELWQYFIYNEELSGLEFRKATSEDNVYEMVITRKSTQLPTQGVFYTFPDKEEYRTSDLYQPHPTLPHHWKFHGRADNIINLSNGEKLNPVQMEEIISGNPAVKAAIIVGAQRFQPALIIEPFVQPKTAEETDDLIDRIMPQVAEANATIATHGRIVRHLITVSKPDKPFVMADKGALKRMATVRLYAEEIEELYANPREIPLSKVPTLDLSSRAALSKSIENLLREHLGVPHLDSDTDFFAAGMDSLQIIAAARFITASLRATGDRCGGVVIEARDIYSHASPIQLAGHILEAVAHGTSQGNGEDEAQSHRLMDQLYRTMTQDLIRAKSGRPEPAKEQQTVILTGSTGNMGCYLLDELIRNPRVKKVVCFNRSADGGAGKQAKAMEERGLRQPAESGKVEFLHTNLAQPNMGLPEAVYSRLLREADRVVHNAWAVNFNMPLEAFRPHIQGVRKLADFAAAADKRVVVVFVSTIGSTSNWDPSRGPVPETSLREYGLSGLGYGQSKLISSMVLEDAAKVGDFPLAIIRVGQIAGPLADDGAWSRQEWLPSIVASSLVLKALPRHLSGMNAVAWVPVETMSRMILDIGGLTEESRDYHEGYFHGSNPSVTLFDRLAPSIQRYYGKDRLPELISFKDWVDRLEASRTSAGALGADRNPGLKLVDFYRGAASSGEDLPRTRTHETRRTVSCSPSLRSVRPITPELMVHWCKQWNFEGAPQRVGRL; translated from the exons ATGGCTACCACCACCGTCCGAGTCACGGAGCCCCGCAGTCTCACTGTCTGCGGGCAACGCACTCTGCCCGCCATCGTTGATGAAAGAGCCATCTACGAGCCTGAAAAGACGTGTTTCTCGACGCCGTACACGTCGGAGCCTCGGGATGGGTGGAGGAAAGTGTCGTACAAAGTCTTCGCGAACGCCATCAACTATGTTGCCCATGTCATTCTAGAGAACTGCGGTAGACCGGCCCCTGATACCTTCCCGACGATTGCCTACATTGGCCCAAATGACGCGAGATACGCC ATCATGATGGTTGCCGCCATCAAAGCAGGATACAAG GCTCTGTTTGTGTCTCCACGGAACCCCATCGAGGCACAGCTGAACCTTTTCAAAATGTCCGACTGCCGAGTGGTGGCTCGCCCCCAGTCGCACCGGTCCGTCGCCGAGTTCTGGCTCCAGCACTGGGACATGAAGCAGCTCGAGATGGAGCCGCTTCACGACATCTTGTCCAAGCCCGAGTTCCCCAACGTCCCCTACACAAAgaccgcggccgaggcggagtGGGATCCGTTTCTCGTCCTCCACACGAGTGGCAGCACGGGACTTCCAAAGcccatcgtcgtcaagcACGGGTCCGTCGCTCTGTCGGACGCCCTCCACCTAATGCCGGACTGGAACGGGGCGGAACCCGTATCCAGGGTGATGGAGAGGCTGGCAGAGAAGCACTTCAGCCCCA TGCCCATGTTccacgccggcggcgtctacGGATTCATGAGCACCGCCATCCTAAGCGGCAAAGAAGTCATCTACCCTCCTCCGGAACGTCCTCTGACGGCTGACCTCGCCATCGAGGTCATACAGGCGACGGGCGCAACGAGCGCGTCACTGCCTCCATCACTCCTAGAAGAAATGTGTCACCGCCCCGACCAAATTGCGATAATGAAACGACTCAATTTTGTCGGGTTTGGAGGAG GTCCTCTCAACAAGGAGGCTGGAGACATCTTGTGGAGGAACGGGATACAGCTGATGAACATTATTGGCGCTACAGA AACCTTGCCCTTTTCTCTTTACTACCAGAAGAACTCTGAGCTTTGGCAATACTTCATCTACAACGAAGAGCTGTCCGGTCTCGAGTTCCGCAAGGCAACGTCGGAGGACAATGTCTACGAGATGGTCATCACCAGGAAGTCGACCCAACTCCCGACCCAGGGCGTCTTCTACACGTTCCCCGACAAGGAGGAGTACCGGACGAGCGACCTGTACCAGCCTCATCCGACGCTGCCACACCACTGGAAGTTCCACGGCCGCGCCGACAACATCATCAACCTGTCCAACGGCGAGAAGCTCAACCCCGTCCAGATGGAGGAGATCATAAGCGGGAACCCGGCGGTGAAGGCCGCCATCATTGTCGGTGCTCAGAGGTTCCAGCCCGCCTTGATCATCGAGCCTTTCGTCCAGCCAAAGACTgccgaggagacggacgacCTGATTGATCGCATCATGCCGCAGGTTGCCGAGGCGAATGCCACCATTG CAACCCACGGCCGGATCGTCAGACACCTGATCACCGTCTCCAAGCCGGACAAGCCGTTCGTCATGGCCGACAAGGGGGCCCtgaagaggatggcgacCGTCAGGCTCTACGCCGAGGAGATTGAAGAGCTCTACGCCAACCCGAGAGAGATCCCGCTCTCCAAAGTGCCGACCCTGGACTTGAGCTCCCGGGCCGCCCTCAGCAAGTCCATCGAGAATCTCCTCCGGGAGCACCTCGGCGTGCCGCATCTGGATTCCGACACGGACTTCTTCGCCGCGGGGATGGATTCCCTGCAGATCATCGCGGCCGCCCGGTTCATCACGGCCAGCCTCCGAGCCACGGGTGATcgctgcggcggcgtggtCATCGAGGCCCGCGACATCTACAGCCACGCGAGCCCGATCCAGCTCGCCGGGCacatcctcgaggccgtcgcccacGGCACGAGCCAGGGAaacggcgaagacgaggcgcAGAGCCACAGGCTGATGGACCAGCTGTACAGGACCATGACGCAGGACCTGATCCGCGCCAAGTCCGGCCGCCCCGAGCCGGCCAAGGAGCAGCAGACCGTCATCCTCACCGGCTCGACGGGCAACATGGGCTGCtacctcctcgacgagttGATCCGCAACCCCCGCGTCAAGAAGGTTGTCTGCTTCAACAGgtccgccgacggcggcgccgggaagcaggccaaggccatggAGGAGCGCGGCCTGCGGCAGCCCGCGGAGAGCGGCAAGGTCGAGTTCCTCCACACCAACCTGGCGCAGCCCAACATGGGGCTCCCCGAGGCAGTCTACTCCCGGCTGCTCAGGGAGGCGGACCGCGTCGTCCACAACGCGTGGGCCGTGAACTTCAACATGCCCCTCGAGGCCTTCCGGCCGCACATCCAGGGGGTCCGCAAACTGGCCGACttcgcggccgcggccgacaagcgcgtcgtcgtcgtcttcgtctcgaCCATCGGCTCGACCAGCAATTGGGACCCGAGCCGCGGCCCCGTGCCCGAGACCTCGTTGCGCGAGTACGGCCTCTCGGGGCTGGGCTACGGCCAGAGCAAGCTCATCTCCAGCATggtcctcgaggacgccgccaaggtcgGGGACTTCCccctcgccatcatccgcgTCGGACAGATCGCGGGAccgctcgccgacgacggcgcctgGAGCCGCCAGGAATGGCTTCCGTCCATCGTCGCCAGCAGCCTCGTCCTCAAGGCCCTGCCCAGGCACCTGTCGGGAATGAACGCGGTGGCCTGGGTCCCCGTCGAGACCATGTCGAGGATGatcctcgacatcggcggcctCACGGAGGAGTCGAGGGACTACCACGAGGGGTACTTCCACGGCTCCAACCCGTCCGTCACCCTCTTCGACCGGCTGGCCCCTTCGATCCAGCGGTATTACGGCAAGGACCGGCTTCCGGAGCTCATCAGCTTCAAAGACTGGGTCGACAGGCTGGAGGCGAGCCGGACCTCCGCGGGCGCGCTCGGTGCCGATCGCAACCCCGGGTTGAAGCTCGTGGACTTTTATCGCGGTGCCGCGTCTTCTGGCGAAGACctcccgaggacgagaaccCACGAGACGCGGAGGACCGTCTCTTGCAGCCCCTCGTTGCGGTCGGTCCGACCCATTACTCCCGAGTTGATGGTTCACTGGTGCAAGCAGTGGAACTTCGAGGGCGCTCCGCAACGTGTTGGCCGGTTGTAG
- a CDS encoding L-amino-acid oxidase gives MAARWSTLLTAAAALCQTTLGEPILREAVSFQGPFEVEKNGIQNINIDYNGSLDGELSIVYGACGLKAPFEAHHKIGRTHIGSHPAAKRHLDWTDQRPTKFVWLVPDDVSSGCLHAFVDDQLVGRSAEHVVKSRKVRKRATFAEATDPMGPWFDGVEYLKQKQPDEVFVASVKNKTFGILGAGISGLHTGLLLDSVGIHNWKILESSERIGGRIRTTYLNGSTPDEHQHHELGPMRFPHTIHDAETNETYPINDQKMIYQLADVLNEINANAGADPSLQVKFIPWIQVSDNAPVATKERRPDGTVPGRKEIAADPSLMTNTTYSNATAAKEAIQALDDFKALTPERARFYATNVFKAHKEAVETGMFDFSEVEYLRHVIGTDLNVTDEVTPSNIVWPMWEFETVYFLANEWRTVDGGISRLPAAFENIIKGRIAYKTKVFSVKYNEDANSLDVTWRETGSNPWLRNATTTERFDYVFNSVPFNLLKYWELPPHSSLMRRAIERTVFLGAVKVAMQYKTRFWEHLDQPIIGGCGRTDIYGIGQICYPSYNINGTGPGVMLTSYAPDADAVVGCAMPVEEHIAYIQRAMVEIHGPVADEMWTGNYERHCWEQDEHHAGAFAVPIVPQQQLYLPAFWQTEFNTVFIGEHTSFTHSWVFSALESSTRGAVQMLLDLGLVDEAKQITRTWMARWISV, from the exons ATGGCTGCTCGCTGGTCAACCTTGCTCactgcggcggcagctctGTGCCAGACGACGCTCGGGGAGCCCATCTTACGCGAGGCCGTTTCGTTCCAAGGCCCCTTTGAAGTCGAGAAGAACGGCATCCAGAACATCAACATTGACTACAATGGCTCTCTGGACGGCGAGCTGTCTATCGTCTACGGTGCCTGTGGCTTAAAGGCCCCCTTTGAAGCGCACCACAAGATCGGCAGGACGCACATCGGATCGCACCCTGCCGCCAAGCGCCATCTGGACTGGACCGACCAAAGGCCCACCAAGTTCGTCTGGCTGGTGCCAGATGATGTCTCCTCGGGTTGCCTGCACGCCTTTGTGGACGACCAGCTCGTCGGCCGCTCGGCGGAGCACGTCGTCAAGAGCCGCAAGGTCAGGAAGCGCGCGACCTTCGCCGAAGCCACGGACCCGATGGGACCGTGgttcgacggcgtcgagtacctcaagcagaagcagccCGACGAGGTGTTTGTCGCATCAGTCAAGAACAAGACCTTTGGCATCTTGGGCGCCGGCATTTCCGGTCTGCACACCGGT CTGCTGCTCGACTCTGTCGGTATTCACAACTGGAAGATCCTCGAGTCCTCCGAGAGAATCGGAGGCCGCATTCGCACCACGTACCTGAACGGATCAACACCTGAcgagcaccagcaccacgaGCTTGGCCCCATGCGGTTCCCGCACACCatccacgacgccgagaccAACGAGACGTACCCGATCAACGACCAGAAGATGATCTACCAGCTGGCCGACGTGCTCAACGAGatcaacgccaacgccggcgccgaccctTCCCTCCAGGTCAAGTTCATCCCGTGGATCCAGGTCTCGGACAACGCCCCCGTCGCGACCAAGGAGCGGCGTCCGGACGGCACCGTCCCGGGCCGCAAggagatcgccgccgacccCTCGCTCATGACCAACACGACCTACTCcaacgccacggccgccaaggaggccatCCAGGCCCTGGACGACTTCAAGGCCCTGACCCCCGAAAGGGCCAGGTTCTACGCGACCAACGTCTTCAAGGCGCAcaaggaggccgtcgagacggGCATGTTCGACTTCTCCGAGGTCGAGTACCTGCGCCACGTCATCGGGACGGACCTGAACGTGACGGACGAGGTGACGCCGTCCAACATCGTCTGGCCCATGTGGGAGTTCGAGACGGTCTActtcctcgccaacgagTGGCGcaccgtcgacggcggcatcagCCGCCTGCCCGCCGCCTTTGAGAACATCATCAAGGGCCGCATCGCATACAAGACCAAGGTCTTCAGCGTCAAGTACAACGAGGACGCCAACAGCCTCGACGTGACGTGGCGCGAGACGGGCAGCAACCCGTGGCTCCGGaacgcgacgacgacggagcgGTTCGACTACGTCTTCAACAGCGTGCCCTTCAACCTGCTCAAGTACTgggagctgccgccgcacTCGAGCCTGATGCGCCGCGCCATCGAGCGCaccgtcttcctcggcgccgtcaaggtcGCCATGCAGTACAAGACGCGCTTCTGGGAGCACCTGGACcagcccatcatcggcggctgCGGGCGCACCGACATCTACGGCATCGGCCAGATCTGCTACCCGTCCTACAACATCAACGGCACCGGGCCCGGCGTGATGCTCACGTCGTACGCGCCCGACgcggacgccgtcgtcggctgcgCGATGCCGGTCGAGGAGCACATCGCCTACATCCAGCGGGCCATGGTCGAGATCCAcggccccgtcgccgacgaaATGTGGACGGGCAACTACGAGCGCCACTGCTGGGAGCAGGACGAGCACCAcgccggcgccttcgccgtGCCCATCgtgccgcagcagcagctgtaCCTCCCGGCCTTCTGGCAGACCGAGTTCAACACCGTCTTCATCGGCGAGCACACCAGCTTCACGCACTCGTGGGTCTTTAGCGCGCTCGAGAGCTCGACCCGGGGCGCCGTGCAGATGCtgctcgatctcggcctcgtcgacgaggccaagcaGATCACGCGCACATGGATGGCGAGGTGGATTAGTGTCtga
- a CDS encoding Cytochrome P450, translating into MSETAPVPEPPGLPFLGNITEIDQEFPLGSMIALADKYGEIYRLRFPGRSIVMVSTRALVNETCDEKRFKKSVNRALSQIRNGVHDGLFTARMGEENWGIAHRVLMPAFGPLSIRSMFDEMHDIASQLALKWARYGPESQITVTDDFTRLALDTLALCSMGFRFNSYYSPVLHPFIEAMGDFLVEAGNMSRRLPLPSFVYSAKDQKFASDIEILRGTAREVLESRKAGKTSDRRDLLTAMLEGVDPKTGKKMTDESIMDNLITFLIAGHETTSGLLSFAFYQLLKHPDAYQKAQQEVDGVVGKGQIKVDHLSKLPYLNGVLRETLRVNATIPLFTVEAFEDTLLAGKYPVKEGETIINLLAKSHLDPAVFGEDANEFKPERMMDDNFNRITKEFPNCWKPFGNGMRACIGRPFAWQEALLVMTMLLQNFNFVLDPNYSFGIKQTLTIKPKDMHMRAILRDGLTPTSLERRLAGLAEPEKAPEQAKSDKTAASSSSSSETGKPLTILYGSNSGTCEALAQRVASDAASHGFRATKIDCLDSANGSLPTDQPVVIITASYEGQPPDNAGHFVAWLEGQDKAAAPLKDVSYAVFGCGHKDWVQTFHRIPKLVDATLEQLGASRLADVGLTDASSGEVFSNFESWEDDVLWPALTSKYETTPTKTTTATTTTTTTGADDGSSKKTKGVDVVISNPRTSTLRQDVREATVTNTATLTGSAGEPKSTKKHIEIQIPDDMTYTAGDYLAVLPINPKESVYRAMRRFHLARDAHLSIKTDGPTSLPVDSSVPAHDLLSSYIELSQPATRRNLLALAEYAESEDVKAELSRLATDAYGDEISGKRVSVLDLLERHPSIDLPIGVFLSMMPPMRVRQYSISSSPMATPNKVTLTFSVLNEPSLSGQGPYIGVASSYLDSLAEGDSLHVAIRPSHAAFSLPTDAERTPMVCVAAGTGLAPFRGFIQERAAMIEAGRALAPALLFFGCRSPEHDDLYRAELDKWEALGAVSVRRAYSREPEKSEGCRHVQDRMWRDREELVDLWKRGAKAYVCGSRAVAESAKETIIKIKVEMEKAKGVDADEGDVKDWFEALRNIRYVTDVFD; encoded by the exons ATGTCAGAAACAGCACCCGTCCCGGAGCCCCCCGGGCTGCCGTTCCTCGGCAACATCACCGAGATCGACCAGGAATTTCCGCTGGGTTCCATGATAGCCCTCGCCGACAAGTATGGTGAGATTTACCGACTGAGGTTTCCCGGGCGGTCCATCGTCATGGTGTCGACCCGCGCCCTGGTGAACGAGACGTGCGATGAGAAGCGGTTCAAGAAGTCTGTGAATCGGGCACTGAGT CAAATCAGGAATGGCGTGCACGACGGACTCTTCACG GCGCGAATGGGCGAGGAGAACTGGGGCATCGCGCATCGCGTGCTCATGCCCGCCTTCGGCCCCCTCTCGATCCGCAGCATGTTCGACGAGATGCACGACATCGCGAGCCAGCTGGCCCTCAAGTGGGCGCGGTACGGCCCGGAATCCCAGATCACCGTAACGGACGACTTCACGCGCCTGGCGCTCGACACGCTGGCCCTGTGCTCCATGGGCTTCCGCTTCAACAGCTACTACTCGCCCGTCCTGCACCCCTTCATCGAGGCCATGGGCgacttcctcgtcgaggccggcaacaTGTCCCGCCGCCTGCCGCTGCCCTCGTTCGTCTACAGCGCCAAGGACCAGAAGTTCGCCAGCGACATCGAGATCCTGCGCGGCACCGCGCGCGAGGTGCTCGAGTCGAGGAAGGCCGGCAAGACCAGCGACCGCCGCGACCTGCTGACGGCCatgctcgagggcgtcgacccCAAGACGGGCAAGAAGATGACGGACGAGAGCATCATGGACAACCTCATCACcttcctcatcgccggccaCGAGACCACCTCGGGCCTGCTGTCCTTTGCCTTTTACCAGCTGCTCAAGCACCCGGACGCCTACCAGAAGGCCCAGcaggaggtcgacggcgtcgtcggcaaggGCCAGATCAAGGTCGACCACCTCTCCAAGCTGCCCTACCTCAACGGCGTCCTGCGCGAGACCCTGCGCGTCAACGCCACCATCCCGCTCTTCACCGTCGAGGCCTTTGAGGACACCCTGCTCGCCGGCAAGTATCccgtcaaggagggcgagaccATCATCAACCTGCTGGCCAAGTCCCacctcgacccggccgtcttcggcgaggacgccaaCGAGTTCAAGCCGGAGCGCATGATGGACGACAACTTCAACCGCATCACCAAGGAGTTCCCCAACTGCTGGAAGCCCTTTGGCAACGGCATGCGCGCCTGCATCGGCCGCCCCTTTGCCTGGCAGGAGGCCCTGCTCGTCATGACCATGCTGCTCCAGAACTTCaacttcgtcctcgacccCAACTACAGCTTCGGCATCAAGCAGACCCTCACCATCAAGCCCAAGGACATGCACATGCGCGCCATCCTGCGCGACGGCCTGACCCCCACCAGCCTCGAGCGtcgtctcgccggcctcgccgagcccgagAAGGCCCCTGAGCAGGCCAAGTCTGATAagaccgccgcctcctcctcctcctcctccgagaCCGGCAAGCCTCTGACGATCCTCTACGGCTCCAACAGCGGCACCTGCGAGGCCCTGGCCCAGCGTGTCGCCTCGGACGCCGCGTCTCACGGCTTCCGCGCGACAAAGATCGACTGCCTCGACAGCGCCAACGGCAGCCTGCCCACCGACCAgcccgtcgtcatcatcacggCCTCCTACGAGGGCCAGCCCCCCGACAACGCCGGCCACTTCGTCGCCTGGCTCGAGGGCCAGGACaaggccgcggcgccgctcAAGGACGTCTCGTACGCCGTCTTCGGCTGCGGCCACAAGGACTGGGTCCAGACCTTCCACCGCATCCcgaagctcgtcgacgccaccctcgagcagctcggcgcgAGCCGTCTCGCCGATGTTGGCCTCACGGACGCCTCGTCGGGCGAGGTCTTTTCCAACTTTGAGTCCTGGGAGGACGACGTGCTCTGGCCGGCGCTGACGAGCAAGTACGAGACGACGCccacgaagacgacgacggctacgacgacgacgacgacgaccggagccgacgacggcagcagcaaaaagaccaagggcgtcgacgtcgtcatcagCAACCCCAGGACCTCGACCCTGCGCCAGGACGTCCGCGAGGCCACCGTCACCAACACGGCCACGCTGACCGGCAGCGCAGGCGAGCCCAAGAGCACCAAGAAGCACATCGAGATCCAGATCCCGGACGACATGACCTACACCGCCGGGGACTACCTCGCCGTCCTGCCCATCAACCCCAAGGAGAGCGTCTACCGCGCCATGCGGCGCTTCCACCTCGCCCGCGACGCCCATCTCAGCATCAAGACGGACGGCCCCACGTCCCTCCCGGTCGACAGCTCCGTGCCCGCCCACGACCTCCTCAGCTCTTACATTGAGCTCTCGCAGCCCGCCACGAGACGA AACCTGCTTGCCCTTGCTGAGTATGCAGAGAGCGAGGACGTCAAGGCCGAGCTGAGCCGTCTGGCGACCGACGCctacggcgacgagatcAGCGGGAAGCGCGtctccgtcctcgacctgcttGAGCGCCACCCTTCTATCGACCTGCCCATCGGTGTCTTCTTGTCcatgatgccgccgatgcgCGTCAGACAATA CTCCATCTCCTCTTCGCCCATGGCAACCCCCAACAAGGTTACCCTCACCTTTTCCGTGCTGAACGAGCCTTCGCTCTCCGGCCAGGGGCCCTACATCGGCGTCGCCTCCTCCTACCTCGActccctcgccgagggcgactCCCTCCACGTCGCCATCCGGCCCTCCCACGCCGCCTTCAGCCTCCCCACGGACGCCGAGCGGACGCCCATGGtctgcgtcgccgccggcaccggcctcgCCCCCTTCCGCGGCTTCATCCAGGAGCGCGCCGCCAtgatcgaggccggccgcgccctcgccccggccctgctcttcttcggctgCCGCTCGCCCGAGCACGACGACCTCTAccgcgccgagctcgacaagtgggaggccctcggcgccgtctcggtGCGCCGCGCCTACAGCCGCGAGCCCGAGAAGAGCGAGGGTTGCCGCCACGTGCAGGACCGCATGTGGCGGGAccgcgaggagctcgtcgacctgTGGAAGCGGGGGGCCAAGGCCTACGTCTGCGGCTCGcgggccgtcgccgagtCGGCCAAGGAGACCATCATCAAGATCAAggtcgagatggagaaggccaagggcgtcgacgccgacgagggcgacgtcaaGGACTGGTTCGAGGCTCTGAGGAACATCCGCTACGTCACGGATGTCTTTGATTAG